One part of the Arthrobacter tumbae genome encodes these proteins:
- a CDS encoding GNAT family N-acetyltransferase has product MEWLAYTKDPDNLVRALQGSSTLVAAHDGKRLVGLARVISDSASICYLQDILVRPSHHRRGIGRALAERALKQYPHVRQKVLITDDEPKQKAFYEALGYTQTEEFQRGSVRAFIRFD; this is encoded by the coding sequence GTGGAATGGCTGGCCTACACGAAGGACCCAGACAATCTAGTACGAGCACTGCAAGGATCCTCCACACTCGTTGCCGCTCATGATGGCAAGAGGCTGGTCGGACTAGCGCGCGTCATTTCCGATAGTGCTTCGATCTGCTACCTCCAAGACATTTTGGTCCGGCCGTCGCACCATAGAAGAGGTATAGGACGGGCTCTTGCTGAACGAGCGCTCAAACAGTACCCGCATGTGCGCCAGAAAGTTCTAATTACCGACGATGAACCAAAACAAAAAGCGTTCTATGAAGCGCTCGGCTACACCCAGACGGAAGAGTTCCAAAGAGGATCCGTTCGGGCCTTCATCAGATTCGACTAA
- a CDS encoding HigA family addiction module antitoxin produces the protein MARQLAEAFPPGEFLAEELQTRHWSQTDFAQILGRPAQFVSEIVAGKKEITRESAAQIGAALDTPPEYWLNLQNAYLLWSQSQSTESRQELEGVRQRARMNKLAPVTLLRKRGLITGDTVAEQEAQILELFQIQSLDEDPKFLAAARRSNRDEGPTPTQKAWLACARQKAQRVKAAKYDKNKLEQLASELSRIVAEPEQFQGLPERFAAVGVRLVYIEAFPGSKLNGASFLLDDDPEQPVIALSGRGKRLDGVLFTLLHEVAHIILGHVSTDQLFIDEGVGQADEPQEQEADRQAGEWQIPGGLPKPPRVIRKGWIQTAAQQVGVHPVVILGRLQIDKLLEWRTALAKDAPTVDSYLEHWN, from the coding sequence ATGGCACGGCAGCTCGCTGAAGCGTTTCCTCCAGGAGAATTCCTTGCCGAGGAACTCCAAACCCGCCATTGGTCACAGACGGACTTCGCTCAGATCCTCGGACGCCCGGCGCAGTTCGTTTCAGAAATAGTCGCCGGTAAAAAGGAAATCACCAGAGAGTCAGCGGCGCAGATCGGCGCTGCTCTCGATACACCTCCTGAGTACTGGCTGAACCTGCAAAACGCGTATCTCTTATGGAGCCAATCGCAGAGCACCGAGAGCCGCCAAGAACTAGAAGGCGTACGCCAACGTGCTCGGATGAACAAGCTGGCTCCGGTTACGTTATTGCGCAAACGCGGCTTGATAACAGGCGACACAGTGGCCGAGCAGGAAGCTCAAATTCTAGAGCTGTTCCAAATCCAGAGCCTCGATGAGGACCCGAAGTTTCTAGCGGCCGCTCGTCGATCAAACAGAGACGAAGGACCAACACCGACGCAGAAGGCATGGCTGGCCTGTGCGCGCCAGAAAGCCCAGCGAGTAAAGGCCGCCAAATACGACAAAAACAAACTTGAGCAACTGGCCTCCGAGCTGTCTCGAATTGTCGCCGAACCTGAACAATTCCAAGGCCTGCCTGAGCGGTTCGCCGCCGTCGGGGTACGCCTCGTCTACATCGAAGCCTTTCCCGGAAGCAAACTAAACGGAGCTTCTTTCTTACTCGACGACGACCCCGAACAGCCCGTCATTGCTCTGTCCGGCCGCGGCAAACGCCTAGACGGGGTCCTATTCACCCTGCTGCACGAAGTGGCGCATATAATCCTCGGGCATGTCTCTACCGACCAGTTGTTCATCGATGAAGGTGTAGGCCAAGCCGACGAGCCTCAGGAGCAAGAAGCTGATCGACAGGCAGGGGAATGGCAGATACCTGGCGGCCTTCCCAAGCCACCTCGCGTCATACGGAAGGGCTGGATTCAAACAGCTGCCCAGCAGGTTGGCGTGCATCCCGTAGTGATTCTCGGTCGCCTGCAGATCGACAAACTCCTGGAATGGAGAACGGCTCTCGCCAAGGATGCCCCCACTGTCGATTCGTACCTTGAACACTGGAACTAA
- a CDS encoding type II toxin-antitoxin system RelE/ParE family toxin, which yields MQVDYEDEDLELLAYESTHNTPRWPASITRAYRQRIQQLSALVSEQNLCGLKALHVYKLRDGPASTYSIRIQMQYILIFRFDPENDKRLIIIGTESADHQQRSDTHGTAAR from the coding sequence ATGCAGGTTGACTACGAGGACGAGGACCTTGAACTCCTTGCCTACGAGTCGACCCATAACACCCCGCGATGGCCCGCAAGCATCACAAGGGCCTATCGGCAACGCATTCAGCAGCTAAGCGCCCTTGTAAGCGAACAGAACCTGTGCGGACTCAAAGCTCTTCACGTCTATAAGCTGCGGGACGGCCCTGCGAGCACCTATTCAATACGGATCCAGATGCAGTACATACTCATATTCAGATTCGATCCCGAGAACGACAAGCGGCTGATCATCATAGGAACCGAATCCGCCGACCACCAGCAGAGGAGTGACACTCATGGCACGGCAGCTCGCTGA